The following coding sequences lie in one Streptomyces sp. NBC_00510 genomic window:
- a CDS encoding VOC family protein produces the protein MDLKLEVVVLPVSDVDRAKDFYAALGFRLDVDYVGDDGFRVVHFTPEGSGASILFGDGVTTAAPGTVQGLHLIVEDIVAARAELAARGVDISEVFHDAGGVFHHAGETGRVAGPHPARASYGSFATFADPDGNGWALQEVTERLPGR, from the coding sequence ATGGACCTGAAGCTCGAGGTTGTGGTGCTGCCCGTGTCCGATGTGGACCGGGCCAAGGACTTCTACGCGGCGCTGGGCTTCCGGCTGGACGTCGATTACGTCGGCGACGACGGATTCCGCGTCGTCCACTTCACCCCGGAGGGATCCGGGGCCTCGATCCTCTTCGGCGACGGTGTCACCACGGCCGCGCCGGGCACCGTGCAGGGCCTCCACCTGATCGTCGAGGACATCGTGGCGGCCCGCGCCGAACTGGCGGCACGTGGTGTCGACATCAGCGAGGTGTTCCACGACGCGGGCGGCGTCTTCCACCACGCCGGCGAGACCGGCCGGGTCGCGGGCCCGCACCCTGCGCGCGCCAGCTACGGCTCCTTCGCGACCTTCGCGGACCCGGACGGCAACGGCTGGGCGCTCCAGGAGGTCACCGAGCGCCTGCCGGGGCGCTGA